A window from Camelus bactrianus isolate YW-2024 breed Bactrian camel chromosome 23, ASM4877302v1, whole genome shotgun sequence encodes these proteins:
- the LOC105076402 gene encoding LOW QUALITY PROTEIN: olfactory receptor 4C11 (The sequence of the model RefSeq protein was modified relative to this genomic sequence to represent the inferred CDS: inserted 1 base in 1 codon; deleted 1 base in 1 codon) — translation MQPNNSVTEFILLGLTPDPMRQKMVSVIFFIFYVGTLVGNLFIIVTIKSSQILGSPTYFFLFYLSLADNCFSTSTAPGLIVDALSAKKVISYNECMTQGFALHFFGCMEIFVLILVAVARYMAICKPLRYTTIMSRQVCIILITLAWIGSFIHSMAQIVLALRLPFCGPNLIXYCCDLQPLLKLACMDTYVINLLLATNSGAICSSSFVILMTSYILILHSLQNHSAEERKKALSNCTSHIIAVILFFGPRIFMYTAPPTTFPMDKMVAVFYTIGTPFLNSIIYTLRNAEVKSAMRKLWHVKITSERKR, via the exons ATGCAGCCAAATAACAGTGTAACTGAGTTCATACTCTTAGGATTGACACCAGATCCTATGAGGCAGAAAATGGTGTCTGTAATCTTCTTCATTTTCTATGTGGGAACCTTGGTGGGGAATTTGTTTATTATCGTGACCATCAAGTCCAGCCAGATACTTGGGAGCCCCACGTACTTCTTCCTATTTTATTTGTCCTTGGCTGATAACTGCTTTTCAACTTCCACAGCCCCCGGACTAATTGTGGATGCCCTGTCTGCCAAAAAAGTCATATCTTACAATGAGTGCATGACCCAAGGCTTTGCACTACATTTCTTTGGCTGCATGGAGATCTTTGTTCTCATCCTCGTGGCTGTTGCCCGTTAcatggccatctgcaaaccctTGCGTTACACAACTATCATGAGCCGCCAGGTCTGCATTATCCTGATCACTCTTGCATGGATAGGGTCTTTTATACATTCCATGGCTCAGATTGTCTTGGCCTTGAGACTGCCCTTCTGTGGACCCAATCTGA GCTATTGCTGTGACTTGCAGCCTTTGTTGAAACTTGCCTGCATGGACACCTATGTGATCAATCTGCTGTTGGCAACTAACAGTGGGGCCATTTGCTCCAGCAGTTTTGTAATTCTGATGACCTCTTACATTCTTATTCTGCATTCCCTGCAAAACCACAGtgcagaagagaggaagaaagctcTCTCCAATTGCACTTCACACATCATTGCAGTCATCTTATTCTTTGGTCCacgtatatttatgtataca gCCCCCCCAACCACTTTCCCCATGGACAAGATGGTGGCAGTATTTTATACTATCGGAACACCCTTTCTCAATTCGATCATCTACACACTGAGGAATGCAGAAGTGAAAAGCGCCATGAGAAAGTTATGGCATGTCAAAATcacatcagaaagaaaaagatga
- the LOC141574851 gene encoding LOW QUALITY PROTEIN: olfactory receptor 4S2-like (The sequence of the model RefSeq protein was modified relative to this genomic sequence to represent the inferred CDS: substituted 1 base at 1 genomic stop codon) has translation MEKISNVTEFVFWVLSQNPEVEEVCFMVFSFFXTVIRLGNLLVILTVYVGHLFNSPMYFFLNYLSFVDICYSSVTAPKMIVDLLAKSKIISYVGCMLQLFGGHVFGCTEIFILTVMANDRYVAICKPLHYMTIMDRDRCNKMLLGSWIGGFVHSIIQVALIVQLPFCGPNEIDHYFCDVHPLLKLACTDTYVVGVVVTANSDTITLGSFVILLISFTVILVSLRNQSAEGRHKALSTCGSHFAVVIIFFGPCTFMYVHPDTTFSEDKMVAVFYTIITPMLNPLIYILRNAEVKSPMKKLWSRRVLWEANAK, from the coding sequence ATGGAAAAAATAAGCAATGTAACTGAATTTGTTTTCTGGGTTCTTTCTCAGAACCCAGAGGTTGAAGAAGTTTGTTTCatggtgttttctttcttctagacTGTCATTCGTCTGGGAAACCTCCTCGTCATATTGACAGTTTATGTGGGACATCTTTTCAATTCTCCTATGTATTTCTTTCTCAACTACTTGTCTTTTGTGGACATTTGTTATTCTTCAGTCACAGCTCCAAAGATGATCGTTGACCTATTAGCCAAGAGCAAAATTATCTCCTACGTGGGGTGCATGTTGCAACTCTTTGGGGGACATGTCTTTGGTTGCACTGAGATCTTCATCCTTACTGTGATGGCCAATGATCGTTATGTGGCTATCTGTAAACCTTTACACTATATGACCATCATGGACCGGGACAGATGCAATAAAATGTTGCTGGGGAGCTGGATAGGTGGGTTCGTACACTCCATTATCCAAGTGGCTCTGATAGTTCAACTACCCTTTTGTGGACCCAATGAGATTGATCACTACTTTTGCGATGTTCACCCTCTGCTGAAACTTGCCTGCACAGACACATATGTGGTTGGTGTTGTTGTGACAGCCAATAGTGATACCATCACTCTGGGGAGCTTTGTCATCTTGTTAATCTCCTTTACTGTCATCCTGGTGTCCCTGAGAAACCAGTCAGCTGAAGGCAGGCACAAAGCTCTCTCTACCTGTGGCTCCCACTTCGCCGTGGTCATCATCTTTTTTGGTCCCTGTACTTTCATGTATGTGCACCCTGATACTACCTTTTCAGAAGATAAGATGGTGGCTGTGTTTTACACCATTATCACCCCCATGTTAAATCCCCTGATTTATATATTGAGAAATGCAGAAGTAAAAAGTCCAATGAAAAAACTGTGGAGCAGGAGGGTTTTATGGGAGGCTAATGCTAAATAG